The genomic interval GGATCACAtatccagaaaaaaaaattgggactTCGAACAGAAGAAAGACACCACCTCTAGTTATTTGCGGTTGTAATGctagattttatttgaaaaaagagaaatgacatTGTCCACAATCACACCTCATTGTCACTTGAAGAGGCAAATGTCCAGCTGAAACACATCTATGAAGATTATAAAGAAGTTTGGAAAGAAAGACAGAGTCAACATagcaaagaagaagaatggaaacCTTATCttccaaattatcaaaacttcaCTTTTGATGCAGCAGTATATGACCAATTCTCAATAGTCTCAGTAATACAAAGAAAGCACAGTAGAGACATTCTGAGgataaaaacagaaaatgtaCAAACCATTATCCCTCTAATGGCAGAAGCCTTGGCAGCGCTGTTAGCATCCAACATGGCTTCCAACCAGAATCTAGCAACAATAGAAAGGGATGCTCAGTCGATATTTACATCTATTGAGAATCCAAATTCCACACCATTCTAGATCATCTCAGCTATTATTGAGGACATTCTTCTCAACTCCCAGCATCATTAATATTAGAAATTTACTAAAATACATTAATCCCAAAATCGATGTACATACTCAACGGCGCAGTGGGCAGCTACCAATCATATTTTTGAAAGCCTGTTCTTAGATAATATTCTTAGTTACTTCTTACATATTGATAGTGAAAATGATCTATCTTAAACTTTTgtacctttatatatatatatatatatatgcttgattagaaggagaagaaaaaaaaaacaaaaaaactcactTCGCGTGGCTctacttataaaattaaaaataaaataaaataaaaataaaaaatcagtttGTGTctatcttctctcttctctaatttcttttcctctctcttcgTCTCTGGTTTTGAGCGAACGGTGCAGTGAGTGGAACGACGATGTCTAGTGTGCGGGCCTTTGAGTCGAGAATAATTCCATCAACCTTCTCCACCTCTGGAGTGGGCAAAACAGTCACTTCCCATGCTCTCGTCCACTACCCTAAGCGTCCCCTCGGCACATCCCCTCTCACATCCCCTCTCACATCCACTGCTCTTGCAAATAACGCCCCCTACGGATGCAGGTCCAGAAGAATCGCATCCCTTCGTTGTTTCTCAGGTACTCcaccctttttctttcttttctcagcTATTTTAAGATTAGGGTCTCTGGGAATTCATAGCTGAAAGAGAGATTTAGACGATAATAGAATACTTTGATTTCTGCCTCCTAAAATTTTAATCgtgagagattaaaaaaaaaaaaaaaaaaggccactGAGAGTCTAATCGTTGCGCGCAAGTGATTGTGTCATGGGCCGCTTCCGTAAATGTTTTTGGTAGTTTTTCATTAAGTACTATCCCTATTTCTGTACTGGAAATTGACAGGGGGTAATACCTCCTTCCCGCAACCTAAGATGTAAAGCTTTATGTTGCATATCTGTCTAATTTCTCTTCATGGTTGTCTTTGAGTTCGGATTGCAGTATATGTTGACTTATTACTTTGAGGGTGTGAAAAGAGCCTAGTGGTGTTACTCAACCTATCATGTGCCTACATTAGGATTCGCTTCACTGGAAAAAAGCCTTTTTCGTCCCTTCATCTTTTGAGGCTATGCTCTAGTTTggtgttattttttaaaaagtgtatTCCACCttgtaattttgatttgaacACTCAGATGCGCattagtgatttcttttatgtttcaaATGGAGAGTCTTACCTTGTTCCAATGATTTAAAATCTAATTCATGCCTCTTTTTGTACATCCTGTATACTTGGGTGGTgccatctctctttcttttcataaatcttatgttatttatgaattgcaaaataaatatataaataaataaaaaccctgGAATCTAGTGTCAGTGTGCATGGAATGACAATGACCTCTGTAAACATTTACTAATTTAGGTGTTCTTCTTATATACTTCATGCATTCTTGTGCTATGTGCCTTTTTAGTAATATATCCAATTACTTTTTAATCCATTCtgtttacctatcaaaaaataaaatatccgattacatataaaaaagatatttgcTAACGAGGTAATGACACTTCATAAAATGGAGTGGAGGGTGTGATCATGCATTTAAAATTCACAATGTGTGCGAAGCTCAccaatcaaaagaaagaaaaagaaaaagagtataAGAAAGGACAATACACATGACAACTTATACAGTTGTTCCATTGGTTACCATGAAGAGCAATATTGGTCTTCCAAGTGGGCATCATCTTTGAAAGTAATCCTTCCCCTTTGGGTTCACTGGCATCCCCACTGTGTACAAACTCtggattgaattttttttataagtaaatgattttattgatgataataggcatagcccaagtacacaagatggtactTGAAGAGAAACATCTTGACTTCAATAAAACAATCTTGGCATATTCTTTGTTACTTGAAGAGAAACATCTTGACATGTTCCCTTTATTTCATTCCTAAAACTTGTATTATGATACCAAAGATCCTGAAAATAtgttaatcattttaaaatccttcccttttattttcaaggaaaatttgtatatgtgaaattttttctctattgcagcccttttaacatttttctttggaAATACTTTGCTGATAAGCCCCACCTCTCAATTTGTGTATGTGTTTGCAGCGTTAACTCCTGAGCTGAAGACGACATTGGATAAAGTTGTTACTTCGCACAAAGTGGTTCTCTTTATGAAGGGAACAAAGGAGTTTCCACAGTGTGGATTTTCAAACACCGTGGTGCAAATATTGAACTCTCTCAATGTACCTTTTGAAACATTCAACATTCTAGAAAATGAATTGCTACGTCAAGGATTGAAGGAGTATTCCAGCTGGCCTACCTTTCCTCAACTTTACATTGAAGGAGAGTTTTTTGGTGGCTGTGACATCACCATTGGTTAGTTTTATCTAGCTGTTCAAGTACTTAATATGTTTGAGATTTGttacaataaattttctttagcCTTGCAAgcataatttgatataatactGCAGGCATTAAAACACAATTGTTGAAGATTAcacgaaaagaaaaaagttattcATTGACTTTTTAGCATTCCTTGACATGGCATAAATGATTGACAGATAAGTGGAAATAACACATAGTCTTCCAATCATTTGATGCCACCACTGAGTACTATAAAAccacaaaaccaaaccaaaccaaacaaaaatcaattatcCACAACAGACATCATAGACAACCCCAACACCACCACAAATCAGTGTAAATCACTTATGCCAACCATCACACTCCCCAACCCCTAAATCAGTTATTTAGGAAGGTAAAAACTCAGGAGAAGGTAGGACCCTAACCCTAGAAAATATTGCTTTAATACCATGTTAATTATGGTTTGCTCATAAAGAGAGGCGAGTTATATATTCTACCTCCCACGGTTCAATTATAGTATAGAAAAAACTTACAAGCTTGACTACCATACCCCATATGGTATACTTTATTCAGGAAAGCCCTTTCACCCAGGCATTTTCGGGATGCCCCTAATAACCAATGAATGGCAAGTGCTTTTCCTTGTGTGGATCCTATTTCAATGGGAATTTTATGAGTCGATCTGCCTGCACATCTTGCTTTTATTGCTATGTTAGGAGTTACTCCACGAATTGCTTGACGAAAAACAGATAGTGGATTCGTTTCTGTCTTTTGTTGAATCTTTTTCATAGCTCAATAGATAATTTGATAAGCCAATGATTTTTTTCCGTGTTTAAGAAGTttactataataatattgtcaATAACATTAGATTTGTTTAGCTAACCTAGATAACCCATAGTCTTGTGATGAAACACACAAAACAGTcaagattttaaaacatgttGCTTGTCTAGAGGTAGGGAACATGGAAATGATTAAAAGTCATTGATGAAAGCTGGAGGAGGCTTGGAAGCTTCCACATGTGCACGGTGTAGGTCTTGTGTTGGGGCCAAAGAGCCATCTTTTCCATCACCTTGCTGCTATGGCATCAATATCCACCTTCCTAATACTGGATGTTCTCAATCATCTTGTAAAAAGCAAGAATTTACTTAAGAGAGTGGAAGGTAGATATTGATTGTTTATAAGAGATGATGTTGACGAATGTGTCTCGGGCTGTTGTTAGAAGTTTGTGGAGTTGTCAACACCTGAATTGGTGTTCAGTCAGTTCAAATGCGGCTTCAGAtgggatttttcttttgtgtgaTAGGAGTGTGGTGGAAAACGTTGGCGCATGTGGTGAGAATTCTCTGTTGCCTGCACTTTCAAGAATGTTGATGACAATTTTAAGTGGGCTTTTTTGGGGGTTTATGGCTCTAATGATGATGCTACTAGAATATTCTCTTTGGGTGAATTGGCGGGCGTAGAGTTGGTGCAACCTCCCAGGCTGTATGGGGTGTATTTAATACTACTACTAGTGAGAGATCTACAAAGACACTCTATTCTTGATCTATGTTTGAATTCTCTAAGTTCATTTTTGAACAAGGCCTTCGGTATTCCTCTTGTAGGGGGAAAGTTTATATGgtctaataatcattttctctGACCTGGTTTAGAATAAATAGATTTCTCATGTCTCCTGATGGAGGAAGCCCAATTCCCAGAATTGTCCTAGTTGCAGCTTCCTTGACTTCTCTCCAATTGCTTTCCATTGATGCTTGTTTGTGGTAATGTGGCACGAAGTATACAATCCTTTGTGTTTAAGAATACATGGTTGAAGACAAGGGGTTTTGTGGATAGAGTGAAAACTGAAACAGTGGTGGGCTTCCTATAATTTCAAGGTTCTCTTAATTATCTTGGGTGGCGAATTGAAAGCCTTGAAGCTCAATTTGAGGAAATGGAATGTGGTGGCGGTTGGCCATGCTGGGGAGGGAAGCAACAATTTTTGAAGGAACTCAATATGCTGGATAATCTTGTAGAGGAATGCACTTCATATGAGCCTGAGTTAATAATGGTGGACATTTCCAGTGAGCTGGAAAGGCTAATTCTCATGGAGAAAACGCAAAGGTGATGGAAATTGTGAACCCTTTGGCTCAAGTACGGAGATAAGaatacaaaattctttcatCGGATGGCCCATTCAAATCACAGGCACAGCATGATGAACTGTCTAGTGTTTGGTGGAGCAGTTTCTTCAGACAACCACCAAAATTAGGCATTTAGCACTTGACCCAATGATTTTCTTGAAGGCCCAAGTTGTACAGTCTTAGCTTTGATTCTATTGATAGAGAGGATGTGGTGTGGTTGGAAAGAGGTTTTGAGGAGAGTGAGGTTTTCGAGGTGGTGAAGGTGCTTAATGGTGTGATATGGCCTCGAGCCCGGATGGATTGTCATCAGCTGTTTTTTCAGACTTCTTGGGAGATTCTCAAATTGGAATTGATGAATGTGTTATATGAGTTCTATGCTCATGGCAAGTTCAAAAGGAGTCTAAACGCTACCTTTATTGCCCTGATCCCAAGAAAGCAAGGGTGATGTAGATTAAGGACTTACGTCCTATTAGCTTGGTAGGTAGtgtttataaaatcatctctaaaaGTTCTTGTGAATCGGATGAAGCTAGTGGTGGGAAGATTATTTCTTAACTTTCTCAATGCATCAAGGGGGACCAAAATTTAGACTAAGTGCTTATGGCCAATGAGTGCCTCAATTGCAAGATTAAATTGGTGATTATGGGTGTTTGTCTACAATTTGGATTCGTATTTACTCAGGAGATGCAGCTTCGGGGAGAGATTGAGTGCATGGATTGTAAACTTTATTTTTGCAGTGcagttttcaattttgatatacAGTAACCCACTGGTTTCCTTGACAGCTCTCAGGAATTGCAGTTGGGAGATCCTTTATCCCCTTCAATCTTTGAAGTGGTAATAGCACAATGTTGTTAACTGCTATGAAAAAGGGGCTTTTATCATGTTTCTCAATGGGGACCTGAATATTGAATAACTTATCTTGTCTCATCTCTTGTTTGCCGATgatactttgatatttttttaatgctgtCCAGCAACATATCCATCATTTGCATAGTTTATTCCTTTGATTTGAATCTATTTATGGTCTAAAAATCAATTTGTGCAAGTATGAATTAGTACTGGTTGGTGCAACAGACGACATAGTGGTTTATCTCTCATTTAAGGCAAAATCGATTTTGGATGGAGTTTTAACGGGGTGGAAGCGACTATACTTATCAAAAGGTGGGAAGCTTACTTTGAACATAAGTACACTCTAATCTAGCAACGAGGCTCTTATCTCTTTCCCCTCCCTGTTAGTGTAGCTCAGCATCTTGAAAAGCTTCAAAGAGATTTTCTGTGGGAAATAATTGGCGAGGAGGTCAAGTTCCACCTAGTCAAGTGGTCAAATGTCTGCACCCCGATTCTGTCAAGCAGTTTGgagattaaaaattttcttttatccaaTAAAGCTTTGCTGGAGAAATGGTTATGGCATTATGGTACAAAAATGGAGGTTCTGCGGTGCTTGTTTCCTCATATATGAGGACGTGATGGGTCTAAAatcagtttgtttttttttttttttttttttttttttcctatgggTAGCATTCATTATCGATGCCGGCACCGCAAAGGTCTGAAATCAGATTTTTTGCATGTTGTGTGTTGTGTGAAATCAGATTTTTGCATGTTGTGTGGTGTGGACCATCCTTTGAAGACTATGTTCTTGAAACTGTTCCATCTATCCCAATGCTTGGAGGCTTAAGTTGCAGAACACAATCAGATTTCCAATAATATGCTCCACAGGAATGTTAACTATATAGATCAGCCCATGATGGGTAGATAGAGttgataaatttgtttttagCAAGTTTTACTCCTTTAGGCGGCGGAGGTGGTGTTGAGGATCTGATCCAAAAGGCAGATCATTGAGGTTAAATCTTTCTTCCATGAGCTCATTCCTTTAGTTGGCTCTCCATTCCGAGGAAATGTatttggatgatttttttttttttttttggtggctGCCTTCGGAAGATTCTCACAATGGACAATTTCAGAAAGCACATTTTAATAACAGATTGATGCTCTATATGCAAGCAGAAAGGGGAAAGCATGATGAGCTTTGTTACATTGTGAGCTGGCTATTGAATTATAGGGCACCAATGTTCAGCACCTTTGATATTGAGTGGGTCATGCCTCAGTGAGAGCTGAAGTTGTTGGCATGCTAGTGAAGTCCTTATTGAAATTTAGGAAGCTGTTGCACATTAGTGCTTCAGTTTTCTTGCTCGAAGTCATAGAAATTTAGAAGTTTTGAACATGGTCCCTTTGTGCTTAACGTAGAGCATTTGGTGAGAATGCCAAATCTGAACTTTTGAAAACTGTGAGAGGACAACGACAGAACTAAAAGCCAGTGTTTAGCATTGTCTATGTTCTAGATGTCAcagtttttctctctcttcttcatgATAGTTGGGTGTATCCATtggtatacttcttgtgtactagGGTTGTGCCCCTCTTTgcattcaataaaattttattatttataaagaaattaaaaaaatccgCAAATGCTACATGAGAAAGAGAGGTTGGGGGTGGGGAGTAACTAGCCATTCAAGAACGCATGCAGGTAATGCGAATACCGAGAATTTATGGTAGTTCTTTACTATAGTCTTTGCAATTTAACATAATTCAGTATGGGATAAGTCTTATTGAGGGTAGAATAAGTGTGACGCCtccaacctccgcttgggatggaatagAGACTTGgagtgtcgggacatgcaacataatGTTACATACCTCCCATTCATAACagttaatatgtaatgcattCTAGTAtacaactagcagtatgcaataatcgcaacgaaaataaagatgataaaaataattgatgtcAGAATGCACTAAACATCCCAATGATTTATAAACCATAAATAGGTACTTCCTCAC from Juglans microcarpa x Juglans regia isolate MS1-56 chromosome 4S, Jm3101_v1.0, whole genome shotgun sequence carries:
- the LOC121262263 gene encoding monothiol glutaredoxin-S7, chloroplastic; the encoded protein is MSSVRAFESRIIPSTFSTSGVGKTVTSHALVHYPKRPLGTSPLTSPLTSTALANNAPYGCRSRRIASLRCFSALTPELKTTLDKVVTSHKVVLFMKGTKEFPQCGFSNTVVQILNSLNVPFETFNILENELLRQGLKEYSSWPTFPQLYIEGEFFGGCDITIDAYKNGQLQEVLEKAMCS